The Mucilaginibacter sp. PAMB04168 genome contains the following window.
ACAGAAATTATGAATCTACGGACTGGCAGTCGCCATTTTTCAAAACAGGCAGATTAAGTAATTACTCCCTAGCTTTACGAGGCGGAACGGCGCAAACCTTGTATTCTGTTTCCGGCTCTATTGATGATCAAACCGGGACGATCATCGCAACCGGTTATCAGCGCTATCAGGGTCGGGTTACCCTCGATCAGACGGTCAACTCTAAACTAAAGGTCGGGATCAACGCCAATTACGCCCGTTTGAAGCAGTATGGTAATGCCGCCTCGACCTCTACCAACAGTGGGACTACGAATATTCTATACAGTGTTTGGGGATATAGTCCCTTAAGTACTTTCACGGAGGATGATAGCTTAGACCCTACAACTAATACATCTAATGATTATAAGTTCAACCCCGTGTTGAATCAAATGAACCTTGTTCGTGATGTATATACTAATAATCTAAACGTAAATACGTATTTAACTTACAACATCACCCCGGAACTGGTGTTTAAGGCCACTGGTGTGATCAACAATACGGTTACAGAGAACGAAAATTTTAACAACACACGTACTTACTATGGTAGCCCAACCAGTAACGCTGGTTTGACCAATGGCGTGAACGGGTCTGTCATGACTACGAAAGTGAATAATTGGGCGAACGAAAATACACTTACTTACAATAAGACATTCGCCCAATCCCATAACCTGAATGTCCTGGTTGGGTTTACACAGCAGGGGAACACGTCTAGTGTAAGGGGATTTGGCGCCAATTTTTTGCCGAACGAATCTTTAGGCGTTAGCGGATTGGATGAAGGAACGTTGGCTCCTGCCTCAACACGTGCCAGCAGTTCTCTCTGGAATGCTGCTTCCTTTTTGGGACGTGTTGCCTACAATTACAAGTCTAAGTACTATTTCACAGGATCTTACAGGGCGGATGGCTCTTCCAAGTTTAGTAGTAATAATCATTGGAGCTATTTCCCGTCCGGTGCATTAGCCTGGCGTTTTACCGAAGAAGGATTTTTTAAAAATAAGAATATTCTTACTGACGGTAAGATCAGAGCAAGTTACGGTAGAACAGGCAACAACAGGGTTGGCGACTTCTCTTACCTGGCCAGATATGCCGTTCAACCGGGATCCAGCTATGTTTTCAATAACGCCTATGTGCCTATTATTGTGCCTTTAACGATTGCCAACCCGGATCTAAAATGGGAGACCACAGATCAGTATGACGCCGGTTTAGATTTAGCCTTTTTAAAAAGTCGCGTTAACCTGACTGTGGATATTTACCGCAAAAAAACGTCTAACCTGCTCCTAAATGCTACCCTGCCTGCTTCGTCCGGATACGGCAGTGCAATTGAAAACATTGGCAGCGTTCAAAACCAAGGTTTAGAAATTACGCTGAATACCGTTAACATCAGTAACCAAAATTTTCAATGGAGCTCAAGCTTTAATATATCTTTTAATCAAAACAAGATATTATCCTTGGCTAACAACCAACAGACTTTATTAACCGGTATTTCTTGGGATAACAACTGGTCTGGAATCCCAGCTTACATTGCCAAGATTGGCCAGCCACTAGGGTTGATGTATGGTTATGTATGGGACGGAAACTATCAGTACAGTGACTTTACAAAGACGTCAACTGATACCTACCTGCTTAGAGATAATGTACCGTCTAACGGCAATGCCCGCTCCTCTATACAGCCAGGCGACATCAAATACAAGGATATCAATGGAGATGGTGTCGTAAATACCGCTGACTATACAATTATCGGTCATTCCCTGCCGGTGCATATTGGAGGTTTCAATAACAACTTTGTATATAAGAACTTTGATCTAAACGTCTTTTTTCAATGGTCTTACGGCAATCAGCTGCAAAATACCAGCCGTATGGTTTTTGAAGGAAATGCGCTTAATAAGACCTTCTTGGAACAATTTGACAGCTACACAGATCATTGGATGCCAAACAATACAGCTTCTGCAAATTACCGTGTCAATGGCTTCTTTGGCGGTGGATATTCAACAAGAACAATTGAAGACGGCTCATACCTTCGGCTAAAAACCGTTCAGTTCGGGTATAACCTTCCTAAAAAGTGGCTCGATAAGGTTAAAATAACCTCGCTGCGCATCTATGTTTCAGGGCAAAACCTTTATACATGGACCAAGTACACAGGTTTGGATCCAGAAGTAAGCACTTATAATTCAGCATTAACTGGTGGATTTGATTATAGTGCCTATCCGCGTCCACGGACTCTCGCCTTTGGTGCCAATGTTACTTTTTAAACCACAAAATAAACATGATTATGAAAAAGATTATCTGTCTCATATTAACCGTACTCTGTATGGGTGTGGTTTCCTGTAAGAAATTTTTAGATACGGTACCCACTGATCAACTGGTGCCGGATAATTATTATGATACCGAAGCTAAGTTAATCAACGCACTAGCAGGTGTTTATCAGCCGCTGAGCTCACCAGGCGTTTATGGCGATGCCCTTTTTGACGCCCTAGGTGCACCAACAGATGAAGGTTTTTATGCTCGTTCCGGGCAAACAACCGGAACAATGGTATACAACTTTGACTATGGTAACGCAGACCTCAGTAACTTTTGGAATACCCTGTTCAGAGGAGTAGAAAGAGCTAATCTCCTAATTAAGAATATCAATATTGCACAAATGGACGAGAGTAAGCGCCAGGTTATTTTGGGTGAAGCGCTGTTCCTTAGAGGCTATTATTATTATCTGTTGGTCACTTATTTTGGTGATGTTCCTCTTAAGACAGAACCAACGCCTTCAGTTTCTGGGGTCAATATTCCAAGAACGCCCTCGAAACAAGTTTATGACCAAATATTGGCAGATATGCAGGCTGCAGAAGCAAAGGTTAGCACAGCGACTGTTTTGGGCTCTCCAAGCCGGGTATCGAAAACTACAGTAGAAGGTATTCTCGCCAGAGTCTGCTTGCAAATGGCTGGTTATCCTTTGAACGATGAATCCAAATATGCCGAGGCATTGAAATGGGCAAAAATGGTACAAGCATCGGGTGAACATGCTTTGAATAAAAGCTATCGCCAGCTTTTCATCAACATGCACCAGGACTTGTATGATATTAAGGAGAGTATGTGGGAAATGGACTATAAGGGAACGGGTGCCGATGGTTCAGGTAATCAGAATCGCCTAGGAAATACGAATGGTATTGCCCTCTCGGCAAATTTTGACCAAGTGGGTTATAGTTATGGTTTTGTGAACACCACCGCCAAATTATTTAACTTATACCAACCAGGTGACCTCAGACGTGATTGGAATATTGCTCCATTCAGTTATAACACTACCACAAATCCGGTCAGCTACAATTATTTTACACCGGCGCAGATCTATAACCGGAATGCGAGTAAATGGCGGAGAGAATATGAGCTGTCTGCTGTAAAAGCAAAAAATTATACGCCAATTAATTTTCCGGTTCTACGCTATGCTGATGTTCTGCTTATGATCGCGGAAGCTGAAAACCATATTAACGGTCCGACGGCAGTTGCTTATGATGCCATTAATCAAGTGCGAAGGAGAGGGTTCGGCCTTGATCCCGCCACTGCAGGTGTAACGCAGAACGTGTTAAACACTGTGACTTTAGCCACCACAGGAAATACCGGCTATTTGACCACCAATGTGAATATCCCTGTTACGTTTACCGGGGGTGGTGGTACCGGAGCAACAGGTATGGCCGTTGTGGCTACCACCGGTAAGGTTACGGCTGTTGCTATTCTAAACCCGGGATCGGGTTATACTTCTGCACCAACCGTCAACATTGGTAACGCCTGGCAGCCCAATACAGCCTACACTACCGGAACCCAGGTTTATAATGGAAATAACCTCTATACAGTTACTACGTCAGGAACTTCTACGGCTATGGGCCCTACGCAAACAGCTGGTGCATCAACTGCTGCAACTACAGGTGCCGTATTTACTTACGCGGGCCAACGTGCAACGGCAACCGTGACCATTGCTTCATCTCCGGTAGACCTAGGCGGTCTAACAAAAGATCAATTTCAATTAGCGCTTCAGGATGAGCGGGCTCGGGAGCTCTGTTATGAAGCCCAACGGAAACCGGATTTGATCCGTTGGGGTATTTGGGTACAGACCATGAATAACGTGGCTGCGGAGATCCGGGCAAACGGAGGGTCTTTTGCATATGGCGCTTTAGCCGGCTCTAACATAACCAGCCGTAATCTGCTTTACCCAATTCCAGCTTCGGAGCTGACGGTAAATAATGCGGCTACTCAAAATCCAGGTTGGTAATTAATCTATGCAATCATGTCAATTAAAATAAAAATATTCCAGTTCATTACCCCTATGGTGGCAGCGCTTTTGCTGGGTTTCTATGGATGTAGCAAGAAAAACGAAGCAGAGCCTATAAGCTTTGACGTCACCACAACAAAGGTGAATGGCACTTCAACCTCTGCTTTCGGGCGGCAGGATACAGTTATTTTTAAATTTTCGGGTAATCCTGATATGATTACCTTTTACTCCGGCGAGGTCGGCAAACGATACGAGTATATCTCCCGTACGAATGCAACGGGTACTCCCCAGCTTCAGTTCAGTAGCCTTCGTGCCAATGGTTCTCAGGCAGGGAGTTTGTCCTTGTTAATTTCTACTGATTTCAAGGGAGCTAAAGCGGGGTTAGTCAATGGCGTTTTTACACGCGACACGGCAGGAACCAACGCCAATATAGCCGCTGCTACCTGGACCGATATTACTGGCCGTGCGACGCTTTCTACAGGTGCAGCTGCGGCTGTATCTTCCGGCACTATCAACCTTTCAGAGTTTTCAAAGGGCCAACTGGTTTTTTTGGCGTTCAAATACACCGCTGCGCCCGGCTCTATTCAAAATAAATGGACCATTACCAATTTCGCTATTACCAACGTTTTAAGTGACAATACATCTTACACCATCGCTAACCTAAATGGGCCTGCCAGCGCCATTAGTAACTATGGAGTAAATACCTTTGGCCCTGGTTGGGCTGTCTCCTTTGACCCCGCCAAGAATACTAATAACATTGGATGGGTTTATACCGACAAGACATCACTTGTCATCACTGGCGCCGCCACAGCCGCCGCTGCTACTGCCGGAGTAGAAGCATGGGCAATCACTGGACCAATTGATTTGACCCGCGTGACTCCAGATGCTGGTACCAGCATCAAAAATATAACGGCGAAACTGCCATCATATCAATACAATTATGCTGCGCCAGGCAAATATAATGCTGTGTTTGTTGCCGTGAATGCTACATCGGACGAAAGCAGGAGCTTAAATCGTACAGCCAGTTTAACCGTTAATCCTTAAAATGAGAACCATGCGGAATTATGGGATGTTACTGTTACTGATTGGTTTGTTTTTCATGATGAGTATCAAGAGCGGGAACGCTCAGGATGCTAAGAGGCACCCATTCAACATCTACGGCTTCATTGTCTATGCAGGGTATATTAAGCAAGGTGTGAAGCAACAAAATTCAATGTCGCAACTGCAAAATTATTTGCAGTCCATAGGTATTGGAAAGTATAACTTGATTTACGAACATAAGGTGCTGGATTATCCCAATGGAGATAAAAAGAACGGAACAATTAATCTAAATCGGATGGATTCATTAGCCGCATTAGCGGTTAATGAACCTACTGGTTTGGTAAGCCTCGACCTTGAAGGATGGAACCGATTTGACACATCCAGAACAGTACACCGCATGTTAGACGCCATAAAATCTTTTCGCCGGATTAACAAAGTTTCACCTCTTGGATTTTATGCCACGGTGCCGCAGGACACCTATGGTTTTCCAAAAGACCAGCAACTTTATGAGCGGTTAAACAAGGCTTATCGACCTGTAGCTGCTGTAGTGGATTATTACAGTCCTTCCCTTTACAATTACAAAGGCGTAGATAGTCTGGACTGGTACAAAGCTGCTGTTTTCAACTTAGAAGCCTGCCATAAGTATAGCTTTTCCGGAAAGCAAATATTACCGTATATCACGCCTGAGGTTTGGAATGGTGATCAAACCACATTCTTAACCTATGAACAAATGTGGTATCGTCTCAAAGTACTATATGACTTAGGCGCAGACGGCTGCTTATTGTGGACGAGCAGCAAAACCCGTAATCCGGATGGAACAAAAATATTTGTAGATGAGAATGCCGGATGGCTGAAAGCTGTCAAAGACTTCATCAAACAGTACCCTTCATCAAACCATTAACCAATACATAACCATTATGAAAACCAAATTGATGATTGCTGCACTGGTAAGCGTAATTGCGGTTACAAGCTGCAAGAAAAACAACCAGGAATCTAAAGATGTATCAGACCAAACTGGAACGGAGAAAGTCAGAGGTAGCTCTGTTGCTGACCATGTTATTGAAACGGGAATGACGCTCGCGCAAATTAACGCTGTTATTGCCGGTGCAACGGCTGGTCAAACTGTTTTAGTACAGCCCGGTACATATACAATTACCGGGAAAATTAACATGAAAGCGGGTGTTTCACTGGTCAAGCAAACAACAACCAACCCTATTTTCGATGCAACCAGTTTAGCTTCAATTCTGACCCTGAATTATACAACTGATATGAGCAATGTGACCTTATCAGGCATTACCTTTTGGAATATCCGGATGCAGATTAGTGGTGCAAGTGCGCCGCAAGTGAAATACTGTCTGTTCGATTACGGTAAGCGGGCGGCAAATACTGATAAGTCAAATAACTTAAAAGATGACTATCTGGAATATATCAACACGAACAACGCCCTAGTTTCTAATTGCAATTTCATGCATCGTTCAACAGACCCTGGTAGAGGTGTTTGGGTTAAAGGAGCGACGGATACTAAAGTGTTGAATAATACCTTTGGCAATGGCGGAACGACCGGATATTTCGTTTGTGCCATTAATGATAACAGCCAAAGTAATTCCCTTGTAGACGGTAATATTATCAATCGGAATACAGCCTTAAATGCAAATGATGCCTTAACTGATCATGGTATTTACGGACATAGTTTCAATGGTCTAACTATCAGTAATAACACCATAACCGGCTGGCCAACTAATGGAAGTGGCGGCAGTGTCAAAGTACGTAATGGACAAAACGTGACGATCAGTAATAATACTATGAATGGATCAGGAGTGTTGCTGTATGAATACTCAAACTTGCCAGCCTTTCCTTTTCTTAAAAACGTGGTTGTAATGAGCAATACCATTAATGTAAGCAGTCCTGCCAGTGATCTCTATCATGGTATTGGCTATTACCGGGATAATACAACTGACTCAGAATATTCCATAAAGATCAGCGACAACATTTTGCCAAACGGCAGTATTGTGGCTAATGATACTAAGATCAACATAACTGATTTTAACGCTGCCGGTGGCGGTGTTTATAACAATGATACAGCTGCTGGCTATGTCTTATTAAAAGCGGGCATTACCAATTCAGGCAACTATTAATATGAAGTTCCTTTACTTTTCTATTTACATGCTGATTGGCATGGCTGCCCTTGCGCAGCCATGCCCTATCATTCCACAACCTAATTCGGCTAAAGCAATTACAGAGGAATTTACTTTAACGGAAGGAACCGTCATCAGCTACAATGGCGTTGAAATTCAACCGTTGGCAAATTTCTTACAGGCGGATTTGTTAAAATCTGTAGGGCAAACAGCTATAATAGGGAAATTGAGAGTTAGCGGCGGGATTCACCTTGAATTGGTCAAGAAGCTCCGGGCTCAGACAGGCGAAGCCTATGTCTTGACCGTTGGCAGAAAAGGAACCACCATTTCAGCTACATCTTCCCACGGCTTATTCAACGGAATAAACTCCTTCCTGCAACTAATCCGTCTTGGCCAGAAGAATGCGGGAAAAAAGACTATCCGGATAGCGGGTTGGGAAATTAACGACGAACCACGTTTCGAATGGCGGGGCATCCTTTTAGATGAATCCAGGCATTTTTTTGGAATGAGCACCGTTAAAGAGCTGCTGGATTGGATGGCTTTTTATAAATTAAATAAGTTTCACTGGCACTTAACGGATGAGCCGGCTTGGCGGATTGAGATTAAATCTTATCCCAAACTCACACAGGTAGGCAGCACAGGTAGTTTCGACGACCCGTTGGCTCCAGCTAATTATTATACCCAAGAACAGATCAAAGAAATTGTAGCTTATGCGGGCGCACGTTTCATTGACGTCATCCCGGAGATTGATATGCCGGGTCACGCAGCGGCCGCTAACCGAGCCTATCCAGCTTTCAGCGGTGGTGGTTCATCCAAACATCCAGAATTTACTTTTAATCCTGGCTTGGATACAACTTACAGGTACTTAAGCAGCATTTTAAGGGAGGCAGATGCTCTTTTTCCTTCTAACATGGTGCACATAGGCGGTGATGAAGTAAGCTTTGGAAATGAAAAATGGAATAGCATCCTCGAAGTAAAAAAGCTTATGAACAGTCAGCGCTTGCGCGATTTAATTGCCGTTGAGCATTACTTTAGTGCTCGTATGGCAGATACCCTGTATAAGCTCAATAATAAAGTTCTGTTGTGGGATGAAGCCGCTGATACTAATTTACCACGTGATAAAACCCAAATTTTCTGGTGGCGGCACGACCACCCGGAGCAACTGAAAAAGGCCCTTGACAAGGGTTTTGCGACTGTCCTTTGCCCGCGGTTACCGTTTTATTTTGACTTCAAGCAGGACAGCACGCAACGTTATGGAAGAACATGGGGAAAGGCTTTCGTTTCTCTGGATAAACTTTATGGTTTCAACTTAAATGATCTGCAACTAAGCGAAAAGCAGCAATCCCATATACTAGGTGTGCAAGCCGGCATTTGGACAGAATTTATTCCATCAAAAGCTAAACTGCAATATATGCTTTTCCCGCGTATCACCGCCCTGGCCGAAACAGGCTGGACGCAGGATGCGCGAAAAGACCTTCAAAACTTTTACAACCGTGTAGCCATGCATAGTAGGCTGTATCGGGAAGCAGGGATCTATTATTATGAAAGGCAGAACCCTAAACTGACGCCAGAACCGCTTACACCTGAACAAATTACTGATCCTGCTAGAGCACAGCAATAATCTACACTTTTGTATACACGTTTATGTTACGACTAAACCTCCTTGAAGAGACGCGATTTGAAAAGCTTCCCGTTAAAGTATTTGCCACTCCATCCGATGCCTGCTTCGTGGTTGCCCGGCGAATTACGGAAATTGTTATTGAAAAGCAGCAAAAAATGAAACTGCTGTTTTAGGCCTGGCGACAGGAGCAACTCCCGTAGGCGTTTACAGCGAGTTAATACGGTTACACAAGGATGAGGGCTTGAGTTTTCGCAATGTCGTTACATTTAACCTGGATGAGTATTACCCTATGCAACCCGATGCCGAACAAAGTTATGTTCAGTTTATGAACGAGCAGTTGTTTAACCACATTGATATCAATCGTGAAAACATTCATATTCCGGACGGAACACTTTCCAAGGAACTGATAGAATTATTTTGCCTTTAGTATGAATATAAAATCAGCGCCTTTGGCGGAATTGACATACAGTTATCAGATATTGGACGCACCGGCCATATTGGGTTCAACGAACCCGGTTCTGGCCCTGATTCCGGCAGCCGGCTCGTCACTTTAGCTGACCTCACGAGGCGGGATGCGGCAAAAGATTTTGGCGGAAAGAAGAATGTGCCGGTGAAAGCCATTACCATGGGTATAGGTACGATATTCAAGGCAAGGCGATTGCCGGAGCATGCTTAGCCAGTGTGCGGATACACAAATTCATTTCCAGAATTTACCATTTTACGACCGGACTAAGTCATAGAAAAGCGTTTCCTACGAAGAGGTATTCTTCAAACCATGCGGTAACCTTGCCTCCCTGCTTAGTATAATCGGAAACAAGTTTTTGATGCCTTGTTTACATACTCATTACTTGCTAAAAGAGTATTATAATAGCCTTATATATTATAACTGGGCATGTTTTCAAAAAAAACATTTATTTTTATAAGCTTAATAGTTCCTTTCCTCGTATTATATCTGTATTCCCTTGAAAATAGTATTCTTTGCAGCGTTAATCTGCCTGTTTACCCTTGCTTTACCCAGGACCTACGCACAAAGCTGGCAGCCTCTTGGCCCTAACGAGACAGAGCAGCTTTATCCCGGAGCGTCCGGTCATATGGATATGAAACTTAAAGAAGGTATCCCGTATGT
Protein-coding sequences here:
- a CDS encoding TonB-dependent receptor; its protein translation is MKKILHSHIDAYRRGSCLRFLVFFLLLNSGFYSAFAQVRKISGAVTGAKGEPLTGVTVKVKNGPAGTVTDVQGRFTINVPNPQATLVFSYIGFVTQEQAIGNREQITVALVEQKSDLNEVVVIGYGTARKKDLTGSVGQVPVTDMTKAPVRSIDESLAGRVAGVQINSSDGQPGSQANIVIRGPNSITQDNSPLYVVDGFPIEGFNLNTFNPQDIQSIEVLKDASSTAIYGARGANGVVIINTKKGVTGTPKINFTTTQSYNANIKRMKLMNAYDFLSYNLERDGTLGNALNPTPTYIYLTQPNRTLADYRNYESTDWQSPFFKTGRLSNYSLALRGGTAQTLYSVSGSIDDQTGTIIATGYQRYQGRVTLDQTVNSKLKVGINANYARLKQYGNAASTSTNSGTTNILYSVWGYSPLSTFTEDDSLDPTTNTSNDYKFNPVLNQMNLVRDVYTNNLNVNTYLTYNITPELVFKATGVINNTVTENENFNNTRTYYGSPTSNAGLTNGVNGSVMTTKVNNWANENTLTYNKTFAQSHNLNVLVGFTQQGNTSSVRGFGANFLPNESLGVSGLDEGTLAPASTRASSSLWNAASFLGRVAYNYKSKYYFTGSYRADGSSKFSSNNHWSYFPSGALAWRFTEEGFFKNKNILTDGKIRASYGRTGNNRVGDFSYLARYAVQPGSSYVFNNAYVPIIVPLTIANPDLKWETTDQYDAGLDLAFLKSRVNLTVDIYRKKTSNLLLNATLPASSGYGSAIENIGSVQNQGLEITLNTVNISNQNFQWSSSFNISFNQNKILSLANNQQTLLTGISWDNNWSGIPAYIAKIGQPLGLMYGYVWDGNYQYSDFTKTSTDTYLLRDNVPSNGNARSSIQPGDIKYKDINGDGVVNTADYTIIGHSLPVHIGGFNNNFVYKNFDLNVFFQWSYGNQLQNTSRMVFEGNALNKTFLEQFDSYTDHWMPNNTASANYRVNGFFGGGYSTRTIEDGSYLRLKTVQFGYNLPKKWLDKVKITSLRIYVSGQNLYTWTKYTGLDPEVSTYNSALTGGFDYSAYPRPRTLAFGANVTF
- a CDS encoding RagB/SusD family nutrient uptake outer membrane protein — translated: MKKIICLILTVLCMGVVSCKKFLDTVPTDQLVPDNYYDTEAKLINALAGVYQPLSSPGVYGDALFDALGAPTDEGFYARSGQTTGTMVYNFDYGNADLSNFWNTLFRGVERANLLIKNINIAQMDESKRQVILGEALFLRGYYYYLLVTYFGDVPLKTEPTPSVSGVNIPRTPSKQVYDQILADMQAAEAKVSTATVLGSPSRVSKTTVEGILARVCLQMAGYPLNDESKYAEALKWAKMVQASGEHALNKSYRQLFINMHQDLYDIKESMWEMDYKGTGADGSGNQNRLGNTNGIALSANFDQVGYSYGFVNTTAKLFNLYQPGDLRRDWNIAPFSYNTTTNPVSYNYFTPAQIYNRNASKWRREYELSAVKAKNYTPINFPVLRYADVLLMIAEAENHINGPTAVAYDAINQVRRRGFGLDPATAGVTQNVLNTVTLATTGNTGYLTTNVNIPVTFTGGGGTGATGMAVVATTGKVTAVAILNPGSGYTSAPTVNIGNAWQPNTAYTTGTQVYNGNNLYTVTTSGTSTAMGPTQTAGASTAATTGAVFTYAGQRATATVTIASSPVDLGGLTKDQFQLALQDERARELCYEAQRKPDLIRWGIWVQTMNNVAAEIRANGGSFAYGALAGSNITSRNLLYPIPASELTVNNAATQNPGW
- a CDS encoding DUF5017 domain-containing protein is translated as MSIKIKIFQFITPMVAALLLGFYGCSKKNEAEPISFDVTTTKVNGTSTSAFGRQDTVIFKFSGNPDMITFYSGEVGKRYEYISRTNATGTPQLQFSSLRANGSQAGSLSLLISTDFKGAKAGLVNGVFTRDTAGTNANIAAATWTDITGRATLSTGAAAAVSSGTINLSEFSKGQLVFLAFKYTAAPGSIQNKWTITNFAITNVLSDNTSYTIANLNGPASAISNYGVNTFGPGWAVSFDPAKNTNNIGWVYTDKTSLVITGAATAAAATAGVEAWAITGPIDLTRVTPDAGTSIKNITAKLPSYQYNYAAPGKYNAVFVAVNATSDESRSLNRTASLTVNP
- a CDS encoding right-handed parallel beta-helix repeat-containing protein, which gives rise to MKTKLMIAALVSVIAVTSCKKNNQESKDVSDQTGTEKVRGSSVADHVIETGMTLAQINAVIAGATAGQTVLVQPGTYTITGKINMKAGVSLVKQTTTNPIFDATSLASILTLNYTTDMSNVTLSGITFWNIRMQISGASAPQVKYCLFDYGKRAANTDKSNNLKDDYLEYINTNNALVSNCNFMHRSTDPGRGVWVKGATDTKVLNNTFGNGGTTGYFVCAINDNSQSNSLVDGNIINRNTALNANDALTDHGIYGHSFNGLTISNNTITGWPTNGSGGSVKVRNGQNVTISNNTMNGSGVLLYEYSNLPAFPFLKNVVVMSNTINVSSPASDLYHGIGYYRDNTTDSEYSIKISDNILPNGSIVANDTKINITDFNAAGGGVYNNDTAAGYVLLKAGITNSGNY
- a CDS encoding beta-N-acetylhexosaminidase, coding for MKFLYFSIYMLIGMAALAQPCPIIPQPNSAKAITEEFTLTEGTVISYNGVEIQPLANFLQADLLKSVGQTAIIGKLRVSGGIHLELVKKLRAQTGEAYVLTVGRKGTTISATSSHGLFNGINSFLQLIRLGQKNAGKKTIRIAGWEINDEPRFEWRGILLDESRHFFGMSTVKELLDWMAFYKLNKFHWHLTDEPAWRIEIKSYPKLTQVGSTGSFDDPLAPANYYTQEQIKEIVAYAGARFIDVIPEIDMPGHAAAANRAYPAFSGGGSSKHPEFTFNPGLDTTYRYLSSILREADALFPSNMVHIGGDEVSFGNEKWNSILEVKKLMNSQRLRDLIAVEHYFSARMADTLYKLNNKVLLWDEAADTNLPRDKTQIFWWRHDHPEQLKKALDKGFATVLCPRLPFYFDFKQDSTQRYGRTWGKAFVSLDKLYGFNLNDLQLSEKQQSHILGVQAGIWTEFIPSKAKLQYMLFPRITALAETGWTQDARKDLQNFYNRVAMHSRLYREAGIYYYERQNPKLTPEPLTPEQITDPARAQQ